A window from Saccharomyces eubayanus strain FM1318 chromosome XIV, whole genome shotgun sequence encodes these proteins:
- the SSB2 gene encoding Hsp70 family ATPase SSB2 produces the protein MAEGVFQGAIGIDLGTTYSCVATYESSVEIIANEQGNRVTPSFVAFTPEERLIGDAAKNQAALNPRNTVFDAKRLIGRRFDDESVQKDMKTWPFKVIDVEGNPVIEVQYLEETKTFSPQEISAMVLTKMKEIAEAKIGKKVEKAVITVPAYFNDAQRQATKDAGSISGLNVLRIINEPTAAAIAYGLGAGKSEKERHVMIFDLGGGTFDVSLLHIAGGVYTVKSTSGNTHLGGQDFDTNLLEHFKAEFKKKTGLDISEDARALRRLRTAAERAKRTLSSVTQTTVEVDSLFDGEDFESSLTRARFEDLNAPMFKSTLEPVEQVLKDAKIAKSQIDEVVLVGGSTRIPKVQKLLSDFFDGKQLEKSINPDEAVAYGAAVQGAILTGQSTSDETKDLLLLDVAPLSLGVGMQGDXFGIVVPRNTTVPTIKRRTFTTXGDNQTTVQFPVYQGERVNCKENTLLGEFDLRGIPMMPAGEPVLEAIFEVDANGILKVTAVEKSTGKSSNITISNAVGRLSSDEIEKMVNQAEEFKAADEAFAKKHEARQRLESYVASIEQNVTDPILSSKLKRGSKSKIEAALSDAMAALQIEDASTDELRKAEVGLKRVVTKAMSSR, from the coding sequence ATGGCTGAAGGTGTTTTCCAAGGTGCTATCGGTATCGATTTAGGTACAACCTACTCCTGTGTTGCTACTTACGAATCTTCCGTTGAAATTATTGCCAACGAACAAGGTAACAGAGTCACCCCATCTTTCGTTGCTTTCACTCCAGAAGAAAGATTGATCGGTGATGCTGCCAAGAATCAAGCTGCTTTGAACCCAAGAAACACTGTCTTCGATGCTAAGCGTTTGATTGGTAGAAGATTCGACGACGAATCTGTCCAAAAGGATATGAAGACTTGGCCATTCAAGGTTATCGACGTTGAAGGTAACCCAGTCATTGAAGTCCAATACTTGGAAGAAACTAAGACTTTCTCCCCACAAGAAATTTCCGCCATGGTCTTGACCAAGATGAAGGAAATTGCTGAAGCTAAGATTGGTAAGAAGGTTGAAAAGGCCGTCATTACCGTCCCAGCCTACTTTAACGATGCTCAAAGACAAGCTACTAAGGATGCTGGTTCCATTTCTGGTTTGAACGTTTTGCGTATCATTAACGAACCTACTGCCGCTGCTATTGCTTACGGTCTAGGTGCTGGTAAGtccgaaaaggaaagacaTGTTATGATTTTCGATTTGGGTGGTGGTACTTTCGATGTTTCCTTGTTGCACATTGCTGGTGGTGTCTACACTGTTAAATCTACCTCCGGTAACACTCATTTGGGTGGTCAAGATTTCGACACCAACTTGTTGGAACACTTCAAGGCCgaattcaagaagaagaccgGTTTGGACATCTCCGAAGACGCTAGAGCTTTGAGAAGATTGAGAACTGCTGCTGAAAGAGCTAAGAGAACTTTGTCTTCTGTCACTCAAACCACCGTTGAAGTCGACTCTTTGTTCGATGGTGAAGATTTCGAATCCTCTTTGACTAGAGCTAGATTCGAAGACTTGAACGCCCCAATGTTCAAGTCTACTTTGGAACCTGTTGAACAAGTTTTGAAGGATGCTAAGATTGCTAAGTCTCAAATCGACGAAGTTGTCTTGGTTGGTGGTTCCACCAGAATTCCAAAGGTCCAAAAGTTGTTATCTGACTTCTTTGACGGTAagcaattggaaaaatctATTAACCCAGATGAAGCTGTTGCTTACGGTGCTGCTGTTCAAGGTGCTATCTTGACCGGTCAATCCACTTCCGATGAAACCAAGgacttgttgttgttggatGTTGCTCCATTATCCCTAGGTGTTGGTATGCAAGGTGACATKTTCGGTATCGTTGTCCCAAGAAACACCACYGTTCCAACCATCAAGAGAAGAACTTTCACYACYKKCGGTGACAACCAAACCACCGTGCAATTCCCAGTCTACCAAGGTGAACGTGTTAACTGTAAAGAAAACACTTTGTTGGGTGAATTCGACCTAAGAGGTATCCCAATGATGCCAGCTGGTGAACCAGTCTTGGAAGCTATCTTCGAAGTTGATGCCAACGGTATCTTGAAGGTTACTGCCGTCGAAAAGTCCACTGGTAAGTCTTCTAACATTACCATCTCCAACGCTGTCGGTAGATTATCTTctgatgaaattgaaaagatggTCAACCAAGCCGAAGAATTCAAGGCTGCTGATGAAGCTTTCGCCAAGAAGCACGAAGCCAGACAAAGATTGGAATCTTACGTTGCTTCCATCGAACAAAACGTCACTGACCCAATCTTGTCYTCCAAGTTGAAGAGAGGCTCCAAGTCCAAGATCGAAGCCGCYTTATCYGAYGCYATGGCCGCTTTGCAAATCGAAGACGCTTCTACTGATGAATTGAGAAAGGCTGAAGTTGGTTTGAAGAGAGTTGTCACCAAGGCCATGTCTTCTCGTTAA
- the VID27 gene encoding Vid27p translates to MNILKKFMDSGNRPELITIPSGQFNLLRSKSSPKAALECIYNNSILSVRKVGRFDYELAVYRVEDDNEAGTGDESENFEDDSISVLSTQSKKKEEEWSFEITDKIMFHKTWDEQGNIALVWENLVGDEQDEKVQFVVATDVSMSDVEQFIQTVYRCQYEVRYKKSSFTASADDLKQIEHKSASLFVQDEDGTDSSSDDFQDANDLYFEQKEDHDLLARTPSPLRRVPEGKNLCLIMSGLYVYDPIQEMFVLQDPAVKVAIIDTGKYEFWLAIEGKDTRLGTQVAPNINPTFELATDAFLFNYTLQNITLSYMLKFKNLDKCIQFRSVWVECLWMSLNKETWKDLPDRERDYILDSSSVPLEKQFDDILHLGESPNEKRNEESSESESESEDEVDGKEHSKRIVSSEAFEEPKRATSKGNSSLTIAFRNNRSYVTRDNKIGVFKTDDDDDLLEFVTAIKNVSDLGGKSIDPHNPMLYMEDRNLILTDGQNENRLYKMDIERGKVVEEWTTGDKNVVQYGPAKKFDQMTPEQTIVGVSQKGVFKIDPRISGKNKIVADQSKDYVGKYNFSSIGTTEGGYIAIGSEKGDIKLYDRLGIRAKTAIPSLSQAVKYITISADGKWLLATCESSLLLMDLEIKEGKNAGNIGFLKSFPASENVKTYVLKIRPEHSASILTYTKKPISFTKASFNTGIGQREQTIVTSTGPYAISWSLKAILEQDGSRNYPYRIRRYNGDVVADNFEFGSDKKVIVALKDDVSLSKVKSFKQPSKGVLMPNSSLQDFYG, encoded by the coding sequence ATGaacattttgaagaagtttatGGATTCCGGGAACAGGCCAGAGCTCATTACCATACCTTCAGGGCAGTTTAATCTTTTGAGGTCAAAGAGTTCACCTAAAGCTGCTTTAGAATGTATCTACAATAATTCTATTCTAAGTGTTCGCAAAGTTGGCAGGTTTGATTACGAATTGGCTGTTTATAGGGTAgaagatgataatgaagCTGGTACAGGAGATGAGTCTGAGAATTTTGAGGATGACAGTATCAGTGTTTTATCCACACaatctaaaaaaaaggaagaggagTGGAGCTTTGAAATAACGGATAAAATTATGTTTCACAAGACCTGGGATGAACAAGGAAACATAGCGCTCGTATGGGAGAATTTGGTTGGTGATGAGCAAGATGAAAAGGTTCAATTTGTTGTTGCTACTGATGTTTCGATGTCTGATGTGGAGCAATTTATACAAACTGTTTACCGGTGTCAATATGAAGTAAGATATAAAAAATCCTCTTTCACTGCTTCAGCAGATGACTTGAAGCAGATAGAACACAAATCGGCAAGTCTATTTGTTCAAGATGAGGATGGGACAGACTCAAGTTCAGACGATTTTCAAGATGCTAATGACttatattttgaacaaaaagaagaccaTGACTTACTGGCAAGAACCCCTTCTCCATTGAGGAGGGTACctgaaggaaaaaatctgTGCTTAATCATGTCTGGTTTATACGTTTATGATCCgattcaagaaatgttTGTTTTACAGGATCCTGCGGTTAAAGTAGCGATTATCGACACTGGGAAATACGAGTTTTGGCTGGCTATAGAAGGTAAAGATACCCGTCTGGGCACCCAAGTTGCTCCGAATATCAACCCTACCTTTGAACTGGCAACAGAtgcatttcttttcaattatACACTACAAAATATTACTCTGTCCTACATGTTGAAGTTCAAGAACTTGGATAAATGTATTCAATTCAGATCTGTTTGGGTAGAATGTCTGTGGATGTCTTTGAACAAAGAAACCTGGAAGGATCTTCCTGATAGGGAGAGAGATTATATTTTAGATTCATCGTCTGTACCATTGGAAAAGCAGtttgatgatattttaCACTTGGGTGAGAGTCCTAACGAAAAAAGGAACGAAGAATCAAGTGAAAGTGAAAGTGAAAGTGAAGACGAAGTGGACGGAAAAGAGCACTCCAAAAGAATTGTTTCCTCTGAAGCCTTTGAAGAACCAAAACGTGCAACTTCAAAGGGTAATAGCTCCTTAACAATTGCTTTCAGAAATAATAGATCGTATGTTACAAGAGACAACAAAATTGGTGTATTCAAAacagatgatgatgatgatttaTTAGAATTTGTTACTGCCATCAAAAATGTTTCTGATTTGGGCGGTAAAAGTATTGATCCTCATAATCCAATGCTGTATATGGAAGATCGTAACCTGATCCTAACTGACGGTCAGAATGAAAATAGGCTCTACAAGATGGATATAGAAAGAGGAAAGGTGGTAGAAGAATGGACTACAGGTGACAAGAATGTTGTTCAATACGGTCCGGCCAAGAAATTCGACCAAATGACACCAGAACAGACAATTGTGGGTGTTTCACAAAAAGGCGTTTTCAAAATAGATCCTAGAATTAGTggaaagaataaaatagTCGCCGATCAGTCCAAAGACTATGTCGGGAAGTATAACTTTAGTTCCATCGGAACCACAGAGGGTGGTTATATCGCCATCGGCTCAGAAAAGGGTGATATAAAACTGTATGATAGGTTGGGTATTAGAGCAAAGACCGCTATACCTTCACTCAGCCAAGCGGTTAAGTATATCACTATATCAGCTGATGGCAAATGGTTGTTAGCGACTTGCGAGAGTTCTTTGCTTTTAATGGATCTAGAAATCAAGGAGGGCAAAAATGCTGGTAACATTGGATTCTTGAAGTCATTCCCAGCAAGTGAAAATGTCAAAACGTATGTTCTGAAAATACGACCAGAACATTCAGCATCCATATTGACATACACAAAGAAACCCATTAGCTTTACGAAGGCTTCCTTTAACACCGGTATAGGCCAAAGGGAACAAACGATTGTTACCTCGACAGGCCCATATGCAATTTCTTGGTCGTTAAAAGCTATTCTCGAACAAGATGGTAGTAGAAATTATCCATACAGAATTCGTAGATACAACGGCGACGTCGTTGCTGATAATTTCGAATTTGGTTCGGATAAAAAGGTGATAGTTGCTTTGAAAGATGACGTTTCTTTATCGAAAGTGAAATCCTTCAAACAGCCGAGCAAGGGTGTCTTGATGCCAAATTCCTCTCTCCAAGATTTTTATGgctga
- the MER1 gene encoding Mer1p: MPVRTGSDHNMIQPPNFDASSMKILEELQEGRQLTNTQHFPARTLYIKLALDYSFFRDNLLKFRAHLHEIKVFIRISFDIMYIVCKMEKELLSLVYSNGIVDICLPRFILREELKIFESCFYTHHDNRLRILQEEFSQLFKKIKVKASILCFSIEEMSMTNQEALPQSSRLFELLKCNNTMQREELQRRDFILTKEVKLSKTQVTFLIGSRGTRIETLRKESGATIKIIPISEKMTMQERFHPETVQQTILVSGDLYSVALAITNIESALFAIGL; the protein is encoded by the coding sequence ATGCCCGTCAGAACAGGTAGTGATCACAACATGATTCAGCCACCCAATTTTGATGCGAGCTCgatgaaaatattggaGGAGCTCCAGGAAGGGAGGCAATTAACGAATACACAGCATTTTCCAGCACGCacattatatataaaattGGCTCTTgattattctttctttagGGAcaatttattgaaatttcGTGCTCACCTGCATGAAATAAAAGTATTCATAAGAATAAGCTTCGATATCATGTATATTGTGTGCAAGATGGAAAAGGAACTTCTAAGTCTAGTTTATAGTAATGGAATAGTCGATATATGCCTGCCGAGATTTATCTTAAGGGAGgaattgaagatttttgaaagctGCTTTTACACTCATCATGACAACCGCTTGCGTATTCTCCAAGAGGAGTTTTCTCAgctatttaaaaaaatcaaagtcaaAGCTTCCATTCTTTGTTTTAGCATTGAGGAGATGTCCATGACAAATCAGGAAGCACTACCTCAAAGCTCGAGATTATTTGAACTTCTAAAATGTAATAACACAATGCAGAGAGAAGAACTGCAACGGAGAGATTTCATACTCACCAAAGAGGTAAAGTTGAGCAAGACGCAAGTCACCTTCCTGATTGGAAGTAGGGGAACAAGAATAGAAACCTTGAGAAAAGAATCAGGTGCCAccataaaaataataccaaTTAGCGAGAAAATGACCATGCAGGAAAGGTTTCATCCTGAAACCGTCCAACAAACCATACTAGTTTCGGGTGATCTGTACTCAGTTGCACTAGCCATTACCAATATTGAATCCGCATTGTTTGCTATAGGACTATAG
- the SPS19 gene encoding 2,4-dienoyl-CoA reductase (NADPH), whose translation MNTGNTLDSKFVTEGSWRPELFKGKVAFVTGGAGTICRVQTEALVLLGCKAAIVGRDQERTQKAAKEISGLVKNDDAVLPIANVDVRNFKQMEDAVLKTVKKFGRIDFVIAGAAGNFVCDFANLSPNAFKSVIDIDLLGSFNTAKACLKELKNSKGSILFVSATFHYYGVPFQGHVGAAKAGIDALAKNLAVELGPLGIRSNCIAPGAIDNTEGMKRLAGAKYKEKALAKIPLQRLGSTRDIAESTVYIFSPAASYVTGTVLIVDGGMWHLGTYFGHELYPETLVKSMASKL comes from the coding sequence ATGAATACAGGAAATACTCTGGATAGTAAGTTTGTGACCGAAGGTTCGTGGAGGCCTGAGTTATTTAAGGGTAAAGTGGCATTTGTCACTGGCGGTGCTGGAACCATATGCCGAGTGCAAACAGAAGCATTGGTTCTTCTCGGTTGCAAAGCTGCTATTGTTGGAAGAGACCAGGAAAGGACACAGAAAGCTGCAAAAGAGATTTCAGGATTGGTGAAAAACGATGATGCAGTTTTGCCCATCGCAAACGTTGACGTTCGTAATTTTAAACAGATGGAGGATGCCGTTTTGAAGACCGTAAAGAAATTTGGTAGGATAGATTTTGTTATTGCCGGCGCTGCTGGCAATTTTGTCTGCGATTTCGCAAACCTCTCTCCAAATGCCTTCAAATCTGTTATTGACATAGATTTATTAGGGAGTTTCAACACGGCAAAGGCATGCCTAAAGGAActtaaaaattcaaaaggtTCTATTCTTTTCGTCTCTGCTACTTTCCATTATTACGGTGTACCTTTCCAAGGACATGTCGGAGCCGCCAAAGCTGGCATTGATGCCTTGGCTAAGAACCTAGCGGTTGAATTAGGCCCTCTAGGAATACGCTCCAATTGCATTGCTCCAGGTGCTATAGATAACACAGAAGGTATGAAAAGATTGGCCGGAGCCAagtataaagaaaaggccCTGGCAAAGATCCCCTTACAAAGGCTTGGATCTACAAGAGACATAGCCGAATCAACCGTCTATATTTTTTCGCCTGCTGCGTCTTACGTCACTGGTACTGTCTTGATTGTCGATGGTGGTATGTGGCATTTAGGAACTTATTTTGGACACGAACTATACCCAGAAACCCTAGTCAAGAGTATGGCATCAAAACTGTAA
- the RTT106 gene encoding Rtt106p: MXKSFLDHLPEPLSEKIGLVVRALPSSLETFEELYNYALDETSNRKNGQHKKPKLHSSPDELKIDVISEANTIFKLEGVSVLSPLRKKLDLVFYLSNIDGSPVITFLKGNDRELTIYQLNSNIKMASFLPVPEKPNLIYLFMTYTACADNKFSDPVLMTLNKENTLNQFKKLGLLDYNAIDFDKCVEYMRKQAILTGFKISNPFINTNAADTELISSFHVECHRGTKEGTLYFLPDNIIFGFKKPILLFDASDIESITYSSITRLTFNATLVTKDGEKYEFSMIDQTEYAKIDDYVKRKQMKDKSMSEELKAKSKNKAQQLTDGETDQPSILQEATRQMQDEKKTEMFSDDDEENDQNFEAESDLSDGSGQEFSDGAEDGTEAEEEEEEEEEEEGDDNHEDDNGNERERTASHTDNNTMLINNEVGQELQYKEFKETLELEDIPIEIDNDDEEEGSGVEYD; encoded by the coding sequence ATGTYGAAATCTTTTCTAGACCATTTGCCGGAGCCTCTTAGCGAGAAAATTGGCCTTGTCGTGAGGGCATTGCCGAGCTCATTAGAAACATTCGAAGAATTGTATAATTATGCATTGGATGAAACTAGCAACCGCAAAAATGGACAGCATAAAAAGCCCAAGTTGCATAGCTCTCCAGATGAACTTAAAATAGATGTGATTTCAGAGGCAAAcaccattttcaaattagaAGGTGTTTCTGTACTGTCACCACTAAGGAAAAAACTTGATTTGGTTTTCTATCTTTCTAATATTGATGGATCTCCAGTAATAACGTTCCTAAAAGGAAACGATAGAGAACTGACCATTTACCAACTAAACAGCAACATTAAGATGGCTTCTTTCTTGCCAGTGCCAGAAAAACCCAATCTGATATACCTTTTCATGACATATACGGCATGTGCAGACAACAAATTTTCTGATCCTGTGTTAATGACCTTAAATAAAGAGAACACACTGAATCAATTCAAGAAGTTAGGACTTCTCGACTACAATGCAATAGATTTCGATAAGTGCGTTGAGTACATGAGGAAACAAGCGATCTTGACAGGTTTCAAAATCTCAAACCCATTTATCAACACTAATGCGGCCGATACAGAACTGATAAGCTCATTCCACGTGGAATGTCATAGAGGTACTAAGGAAGGTACATTATATTTCCTACCCgataatataatattcGGGTTTAAAAAGCCTATCCTATTGTTTGACGCTTCAGATATCGAATCTATAACATATTCATCCATCACTAGATTGACATTCAACGCCACTTTAGTAACAAAGGATGGTGAAAAGTACGAATTTTCGATGATAGATCAAACAGAGTATGCCAAAATTGACGATTACGTTAAAAGGAAACAAATGAAGGATAAATCGATGTCTGAGGAATTAAAGGCTAAAtctaaaaataaagctCAGCAGCTAACTGATGGTGAAACCGACCAGCCATCTATCTTACAAGAAGCCACTCGTCAAAtgcaagatgaaaaaaagacagaaaTGTTCTCCGATGACGATGAGGAAAAtgatcaaaattttgaagcTGAAAGTGATCTTTCCGATGGTAGTGGCCAAGAATTCTCAGATGGCGCAGAGGATGGAACGGAAgctgaagaggaagaggaagaagaagaggaagaggagggAGATGATAACCATGAAGACGACAACGGCAACGAAAGAGAACGCACTGCGTCTCACACTGATAATAACACTATGCTTATAAATAATGAAGTGGGTCAGGAACTTCAATAtaaagaattcaaagaaacctTAGAGCTCGAGGACATTCCCATCGAAATTGACAACGATGATGAGGAGGAGGGATCAGGCGTAGAATACGATTGA
- the SPS18 gene encoding Sps18p yields MHLFDNSRDMENRKRLLCAKKVAGNNKCFECKSANPQFVSSSFGIFICVNCANLLRGLDANLFYVKSITMDSFEEKDIRKVEKSGNFRFGCFLSKNGIMQNGTPLRDKYDNLFAKSYRRRLNNEIRGKDINENMYLGFNNFEQYADGAINQNRGPALKEISGNIINSEGAEFVLPDKALGTRNFQDCERFPNRLRSREYQNDNDITSASSTLTIEKFQKDPIGTISKSWLLLSDALHKSYEDFKGTIVQPTIENIQQRNLSDDLKRSLVHFNEKIHETSHLPLPVFSCFTGEDILPSEFN; encoded by the coding sequence ATGCATTTGTTTGATAATAGCAGAGATATGGAAAATCGAAAGAGATTGCTATGTGCTAAGAAAGTCGCAGGCAATAACAAGTGCTTTGAATGCAAGAGTGCCAATCCACAATTTGTTTCTTCGAGCTTTGGTATATTCATTTGTGTCAATTGCGCAAACCTTTTGAGAGGTTTAGATGCAAACTTGTTCTATGTAAAATCTATCACAATGGACagctttgaagaaaaggatatcCGGAAGGTGGAAAAAAGTGGAAATTTTAGATTTGGCTGCTTTCTGTCCAAAAACGGTATTATGCAAAACGGAACTCCATTACGTGACAAATACGATAATTTGTTTGCTAAAAGCTATCGGAGAAGGTTAAACAATGAAATCCGTGGTAAGGACATAAACGAGAATATGTATTTGGGTTTTAATAACTTCGAGCAGTATGCAGATGGTGCTATAAACCAAAATAGAGGTCCAGCattaaaagaaatatcTGGGAACATTATCAATTCAGAGGGCGCTGAATTTGTACTACCGGATAAAGCGCTTGGAACTCGCAATTTCCAAGACTGCGAAAGGTTTCCGAACCGTTTGAGATCCCGAGAATACCAGaatgataatgatattACAAGTGCCTCAAGTACGCTGACCATCGAAAAATTCCAGAAGGACCCAATTGGtactatttcaaaaagctGGCTGTTACTTTCAGACGCGCTGCACAAATCATATGAAGACTTCAAAGGCACGATCGTCCAGCCAACGATTGAGAATATTCAACAAAGGAATTTGTCGGATGACCTCAAAAGATCATTAGTGCactttaatgaaaaaattcatgaGACGTCCCATTTACCCTTGCCAGTATTCTCTTGTTTTACTGGAGAAGACATTCTTCCTTCAGAGTTCAATTAA
- the RIO2 gene encoding protein kinase RIO2: MKLDTSHMRYLTTDDFRVLQAVEQGSKSHEVVPTLMIHQISGMRSQSGTNRAISDLAKLSLISKMRNIKYDGYRLTYNGIDYLALKTMLNRNTVYSVGNTIGVGKESDIYKVSDKDGNPRVIKIHRLGRTSFHTVRNNRDYLRKSNQGANWMHLSRLAANKEYQFMSMLYSKGFKIPEPFDNSRHIVVMELINGFPMRRLRKHKNIPKLYSDLMCFIVQLGNSGLIHCDFNEFNVMIKDELEDENDCGFVVIDFPQCVSIQHQDADYYFQRDVDCIRRFFKKKLKYEPKPDSSMLDTDGFGDGYKYAYPEFKRDIRRTDNLDELVQASGFSKKHPGDRSLEDAVESMRNAAYNSDDEAEVEDEVDAEAEGEEDEGDDSEEEEEYYDSESGDDSSDDDSGDSQEEENERIIEALSSGVGNLKMDKLGNYLLE, encoded by the coding sequence atgaaattggaTACATCTCATATGAGATATTTGACGACGGATGACTTTCGTGTCCTACAAGCCGTCGAACAAGGCTCTAAAAGTCATGAAGTTGTCCCAACTCTCATGATTCACCAGATCTCAGGAATGAGGTCACAATCGGGTACAAACAGGGCCATCAGTGATTTGGCCAAGCTAAGCTTAATCTCCAAAATGAGAAATATCAAATACGACGGTTATAGGCTAACGTACAACGGTATCGATTACTTGGCCTTGAAAACAATGCTGAACAGGAATACTGTTTATTCCGTCGGTAACACGATTGGTGTTGGTAAGGAATCTGACATTTATAAAGTTAGTGATAAGGACGGGAATCCGAGAGTGATAAAGATTCACAGATTGGGTAGAACCTCCTTCCATACTGTCAGGAACAATAGAGATTACTTGAGGAAATCTAATCAAGGTGCGAACTGGATGCATCTTTCGCGCTTAGCCGCTAATAAAGAATATCAGTTTATGTCAATGCTATATTCAAAAGGATTCAAAATCCCTGAACCATTCGATAATTCTCGCCACATTGTTGTGATGGAGCTGATCAATGGTTTCCCAATGAGAAGATTaagaaaacataaaaatataccCAAACTTTATAGCGATCTAATGTGTTTTATTGTTCAGCTAGGTAATAGTGGGCTCATTCATTGTGATTTCAACGAGTTCAATGTTATGATTAAAGATGAATTGGAAGACGAAAATGACTGTGGGTTTGTGGTTATTGATTTCCCACAATGTGTATCTATTCAACACCAAGACGCCGACtactattttcaaagagacGTTGATTGTATTCGCcgttttttcaaaaagaaattgaagtaTGAACCAAAACCAGACTCATCAATGCTCGATACAGACGGTTTCGGAGATGGTTACAAATACGCCTATCCCGAATTTAAAAGAGATATCAGAAGAACCGACAATTTGGATGAGTTAGTTCAGGCTTCCGGATTTAGCAAGAAACATCCAGGTGATAGGAGTTTAGAAGATGCAGTTGAAAGCATGAGGAACGCTGCTTATAACTCAGATGACGAAGCAGAAGTAGAGGACGAAGTAGATGCAGAAGCAGAAGGCGAGGAGGATGAGGGTGATGATTcagaggaggaggaggaatATTATGATTCCGAATCTGGTGATGACAGTTCTGATGATGATAGCGGAGATTcgcaagaagaagaaaatgaacgTATTATAGAGGCGCTTTCTAGCGGTGTTGGAAACCTGAAAATGGATAAATTAGGAAACTATTTACTAGAATAG
- the MRX7 gene encoding Mrx7p translates to MPPRSLEEWFYYKLLSSPGFHRFVRKVYRKVNGIKEDPFTDQPTASQYLYKPTQTQKFKALRLLFWDEMRSTFGFRRKLSDRFK, encoded by the coding sequence ATGCCTCCCAGAAGTTTAGAAGAATGGTTTTACTATAAACTGTTGAGTAGTCCAGGTTTCCACAGGTTTGTACGAAAGGTATATAGGAAAGTGAATGGTATTAAGGAAGATCCCTTCACCGATCAGCCAACCGCTTCTCAATATCTTTACAAGCCGACACAAACACAGAAATTTAAAGCTCTTCGTCTTCTATTTTGGGATGAAATGAGATCTACCTTCGGATTCAGAAGGAAACTAAGCGACCGCTTTAAATGA